In one Massilia endophytica genomic region, the following are encoded:
- a CDS encoding 50S ribosomal protein L25/general stress protein Ctc: MKVVAFKRELQGTGASRRLRNSGQTPGIIYGGTEAPVTIALDHNALFHALKKEAFHSSILDLEIDGKSQKVLLRDFQMHAYKQLVLHADFQRVDANQPIHVKVALHFENADVSPAVKLHGATISHVANEIEISCLPAKLPEFISVDLSKMDVGTSLHASDLKLPEGVTVVTHGTNVTIATASVPAGQVSAEAAAAEEKK, translated from the coding sequence ATGAAAGTTGTAGCATTCAAACGTGAACTGCAGGGCACGGGTGCGAGCCGCCGCCTGCGTAATTCCGGCCAGACCCCTGGCATCATCTACGGCGGCACCGAAGCACCGGTGACCATCGCCCTGGACCACAACGCACTGTTCCACGCGCTGAAGAAAGAAGCCTTCCACTCGTCCATCCTGGACCTGGAAATCGACGGCAAATCCCAGAAAGTGCTGCTGCGTGACTTCCAGATGCACGCATACAAGCAACTGGTGCTGCACGCCGACTTCCAGCGCGTTGACGCCAACCAGCCGATCCACGTGAAAGTGGCTCTGCACTTCGAAAACGCCGACGTGTCCCCAGCTGTGAAGCTGCACGGCGCCACCATCAGCCACGTGGCCAACGAAATCGAGATCTCCTGCCTGCCAGCCAAGCTGCCAGAGTTCATCTCCGTCGACCTGTCCAAGATGGACGTGGGCACCTCCCTGCACGCTTCCGACCTGAAGCTGCCGGAAGGCGTGACCGTCGTGACCCACGGCACCAACGTGACCATCGCCACCGCATCGGTGCCGGCTGGCCAGGTGTCCGCTGAAGCGGCTGCTGCTGAAGAGAAGAAGTAA
- the mutM gene encoding bifunctional DNA-formamidopyrimidine glycosylase/DNA-(apurinic or apyrimidinic site) lyase, whose protein sequence is MPELPEVEVTRRGVAPHIEGRAVRDLVLRREGLRWPFPPGLADALRGRTIAATGRRGKYLLIHFEHGTLIVHLGMSGHLRVLPPGIPAEKHDHVDLVVEDTGGQQVLRMTDPRRFGAVLWHANEDGDIEEHALLRGLGVEPLGPEFSGELLYRESRSRGAAVKQVLMAGDIVVGVGNIYCSESLFRAGINPRTPANRISRARYDRLAQAIREVLAEAIVQGGSTLRDFISVNGQSGYFQQSYFVYDRAGVPCRVCGAPVRQIKQGQRSTFYCVTCQK, encoded by the coding sequence ATGCCAGAATTACCAGAAGTAGAAGTCACCCGGCGCGGCGTCGCGCCCCATATCGAAGGCCGTGCCGTGCGCGATCTCGTGCTGCGGCGCGAAGGCCTGCGCTGGCCGTTCCCGCCCGGCCTGGCGGATGCGCTGCGCGGCCGCACCATTGCGGCGACGGGACGGCGCGGCAAGTACCTGCTCATTCATTTCGAGCACGGCACGCTGATCGTCCACCTGGGCATGTCCGGGCACCTGCGCGTGCTGCCGCCCGGCATACCGGCCGAAAAGCACGACCATGTGGACCTGGTGGTGGAGGACACGGGCGGCCAGCAGGTGCTGCGCATGACGGACCCGCGCCGCTTCGGCGCCGTTCTGTGGCACGCAAACGAGGACGGCGACATCGAGGAACATGCGCTGCTGCGGGGACTGGGCGTGGAACCTCTCGGCCCGGAGTTCAGCGGCGAGCTGCTGTACCGCGAATCGCGTTCGCGCGGCGCCGCCGTGAAGCAGGTGCTGATGGCAGGCGATATCGTGGTCGGCGTGGGGAATATTTACTGCTCGGAGAGCCTGTTCCGCGCCGGGATCAACCCGCGCACGCCCGCGAACCGCATCAGCCGCGCGCGCTATGACAGGCTGGCGCAGGCCATCCGCGAAGTGCTGGCCGAGGCCATCGTGCAGGGAGGCAGCACGCTGCGCGACTTCATCAGCGTGAACGGACAGTCGGGCTACTTCCAGCAATCGTATTTCGTCTATGATCGTGCTGGCGTACCTTGCCGCGTGTGCGGCGCGCCGGTACGCCAGATCAAGCAGGGACAGCGCTCCACCTTCTACTGCGTCACTTGTCAAAAATAA
- a CDS encoding addiction module antidote protein, producing the protein MRKVANAVSHELREIEELRADHALAVEYLKVAMESLADPNERAGGLLALRTIAEAYGGLAQVAAQAGISREALYRALSPKGNPTLKTLLAVLQTVGMRLSVEPAPAVTS; encoded by the coding sequence ATGAGAAAAGTCGCCAATGCGGTTTCGCATGAGTTGCGGGAGATCGAGGAGCTGCGAGCCGATCACGCGCTGGCTGTCGAATACCTCAAGGTTGCAATGGAGTCGCTCGCAGACCCCAACGAGAGGGCGGGAGGGCTCCTGGCCCTTCGCACGATTGCGGAAGCATATGGCGGTCTGGCGCAGGTTGCTGCGCAGGCAGGCATTAGCCGTGAAGCGCTTTATCGCGCCCTTTCCCCCAAAGGCAATCCCACCCTGAAAACTCTTCTGGCGGTACTGCAAACGGTAGGAATGCGCCTCTCCGTAGAGCCTGCGCCAGCAGTCACGAGCTAG
- a CDS encoding tetratricopeptide repeat protein: protein MKNAFAIVTLSALLSACAVAPQKQEAQAPAPQPAPAPETPQAASTNAADSLAATLHPKEETLPAVELTSDLFYKLTKAELDFKRGQWQSAYVSMMVLAQQTRDPRLARRSAEMALAAKQGNEALAAIRLWRELAPDSDEAAQYFLGFSVLGDDLAESEAVFAERLKAAPAAARGVVMFQMQQFLLRARDKAAAFALMERVTRPYENMMETHLVLAQGAFANGDNDRAIAEARRAIDLKPDSELAVLTMAQVLQDLDAARQLFDGFLARNPGAKEVRAAYARMLVEQKQYDKARLQFETLLKDQPDNPGTLYALGIMSMQASDIPRAESYFKRYVEVLEKSSEGDRDPSKALLILAQIAEERRDYDGALALLDRIDSEDARLYFTARVKRAHITARKGDVDGAIVQLHEITAADPAEQAELLQTEGQLLRDADRGPEAFMLLSEAVGRFPESPDLLYDFALAAEKQGKTEEMEQALRKVMAVVPDNHHAYNALGYSLAERGVRLEEAYELIEKALKMAPNDPYIMDSMGWVQFRLGRMKEAEAMLRKAYALRSDPEIAVHLGEVLWSQGDRKGAEKLWREARAKDPKNDALRGTLARLNISL from the coding sequence TTGAAAAACGCATTCGCCATTGTAACCTTGTCGGCCCTGCTGTCCGCTTGCGCTGTTGCGCCGCAAAAACAGGAAGCCCAGGCGCCGGCCCCGCAGCCCGCGCCCGCTCCCGAGACGCCCCAGGCGGCCAGTACGAATGCAGCCGACTCCCTGGCGGCCACCCTGCATCCGAAGGAAGAGACCCTGCCCGCGGTGGAGCTCACCAGCGACCTTTTCTACAAGCTCACCAAGGCGGAACTGGATTTCAAGCGTGGCCAGTGGCAAAGCGCCTACGTCAGCATGATGGTGCTGGCGCAGCAGACCCGCGATCCGCGCCTGGCGCGCCGCTCCGCCGAAATGGCGCTGGCGGCGAAGCAGGGCAACGAGGCGCTCGCCGCCATCCGCCTGTGGCGCGAACTGGCGCCGGATTCCGACGAGGCGGCGCAATACTTCCTCGGCTTCTCCGTGCTCGGGGACGATCTCGCCGAATCGGAAGCCGTGTTCGCGGAACGCCTGAAGGCGGCGCCCGCCGCGGCGCGCGGCGTGGTCATGTTCCAGATGCAGCAGTTCCTGCTGCGCGCGCGCGACAAGGCCGCCGCCTTCGCGCTGATGGAGCGCGTCACCAGGCCATATGAGAACATGATGGAAACGCATCTGGTGCTGGCGCAGGGCGCATTCGCCAACGGCGACAACGACCGCGCCATCGCCGAGGCGCGCCGCGCCATCGACCTCAAGCCCGATTCCGAACTGGCCGTGCTCACCATGGCCCAGGTGCTGCAGGACCTGGACGCGGCGCGCCAGCTCTTCGACGGTTTCCTGGCCCGCAACCCCGGCGCGAAAGAGGTGCGCGCGGCCTATGCCCGCATGCTGGTGGAGCAGAAGCAGTACGACAAGGCGCGCCTGCAGTTCGAAACCCTGCTGAAGGACCAGCCGGACAATCCCGGCACGCTCTACGCCCTCGGCATCATGTCCATGCAGGCGAGCGACATTCCGCGCGCCGAAAGCTATTTCAAGCGCTATGTGGAAGTGCTGGAGAAAAGCAGCGAAGGCGACCGCGATCCGTCCAAGGCCCTGCTGATCCTGGCGCAGATCGCCGAGGAGCGCCGCGACTATGACGGCGCCCTGGCCCTGCTGGACCGCATCGACAGCGAAGATGCACGCCTCTACTTCACCGCCCGCGTGAAGCGCGCCCACATCACGGCGCGCAAGGGCGATGTGGACGGCGCCATCGTGCAGCTGCACGAAATCACCGCTGCCGACCCCGCCGAACAGGCGGAACTCCTGCAAACGGAAGGCCAGCTGCTGCGCGACGCGGACCGCGGTCCGGAAGCCTTCATGCTCCTGAGCGAAGCCGTGGGCCGCTTCCCCGAAAGCCCGGACCTGCTCTACGACTTCGCCCTGGCCGCCGAAAAGCAGGGCAAGACGGAGGAAATGGAACAGGCCCTGCGCAAGGTGATGGCCGTGGTGCCGGACAACCACCACGCCTACAACGCCCTGGGCTACTCCCTCGCGGAACGCGGCGTGCGCCTGGAAGAGGCCTATGAACTGATCGAAAAGGCGCTGAAGATGGCGCCGAACGATCCCTACATCATGGACAGCATGGGCTGGGTGCAGTTCCGGCTGGGACGCATGAAGGAGGCGGAGGCCATGCTGCGCAAGGCCTATGCGCTGCGCAGCGACCCCGAAATCGCCGTGCACCTGGGCGAAGTGCTGTGGAGCCAGGGCGACAGGAAAGGCGCCGAAAAACTGTGGCGCGAGGCGCGCGCCAAGGACCCGAAGAACGACGCGCTGCGCGGCACGCTGGCGCGTCTGAACATCAGCCTCTGA
- the ispE gene encoding 4-(cytidine 5'-diphospho)-2-C-methyl-D-erythritol kinase, which produces MQSLKNCPAPAKLNLFLHVTGRRPDGYHLLQTVFQIIDRSDMLHFTLRGDHALRRVNEVPGVPEEQDLIIRAAKLLQAEVQRRTGSLPPGVDIEIEKILPMGGGVGGGSSDAATTLMVLNKLWQAGLGRQELMDLGLPLGADIPFFIFGETAFAEGVGEALQPVAAPECWYVVLEPGVAVPTAKIFTSEYLTRDTPAVIMADFSRHLQQGNKLRGFGKNDLQQVATRLFPPVAEAVEWLGAYGDARMTGSGACVFCAFESEEQADAVLEKVPPAWSAWKAKALSRHPLAGML; this is translated from the coding sequence ATGCAAAGCCTGAAGAATTGCCCGGCCCCGGCCAAGCTCAACCTGTTCCTGCACGTAACCGGCCGCCGCCCGGACGGCTACCACCTGCTGCAGACCGTGTTCCAGATCATCGACCGCAGCGACATGCTGCATTTCACCCTGCGCGGCGACCACGCCCTGCGCCGCGTGAACGAGGTGCCTGGCGTGCCCGAGGAGCAGGACCTGATCATCCGCGCGGCGAAGCTGCTGCAGGCCGAAGTGCAGCGCCGCACGGGCAGCCTGCCGCCGGGCGTGGACATCGAAATCGAGAAGATCCTGCCCATGGGCGGCGGGGTAGGGGGCGGCTCCTCGGACGCGGCCACCACCCTCATGGTGCTGAACAAGCTGTGGCAGGCCGGCCTGGGCAGGCAGGAGCTGATGGACCTGGGCCTGCCCCTCGGCGCGGACATTCCCTTCTTCATTTTCGGCGAAACCGCCTTCGCCGAGGGGGTGGGGGAAGCCCTGCAGCCGGTGGCCGCGCCAGAGTGCTGGTACGTGGTGCTGGAGCCTGGAGTTGCCGTTCCGACAGCAAAAATTTTTACCTCGGAATATTTGACAAGAGATACCCCGGCCGTCATAATGGCGGACTTTTCCAGACACCTTCAGCAAGGCAACAAACTGAGGGGTTTCGGGAAAAACGACTTGCAGCAAGTGGCCACCCGCTTGTTCCCGCCGGTAGCCGAGGCGGTAGAATGGCTGGGGGCTTACGGCGATGCCAGGATGACTGGCTCCGGTGCTTGTGTGTTCTGCGCCTTCGAGAGCGAAGAACAGGCCGACGCGGTGCTCGAAAAAGTGCCTCCGGCCTGGAGCGCGTGGAAGGCAAAAGCGCTGTCCAGGCACCCCCTGGCCGGCATGTTGTAA
- a CDS encoding dynamin family protein, producing MVRDLQQYSAWRQGVVNALQDYRNWAREAELLDAGSEQRLARALARLADDKLSVAFVAEFSRGKSELINAIFFAGYGQRILPSSAGRTTMCPTELMYDPAYPPSLRLLPIETRAGNLSTSDYREDDDAWTVFPLDLQSADAMYEVLRQVSTTRHVSVEEAKRYGLYDEDDPDMPVTLDEHGRVEISRWRHAIINFPHPLLKQGLVILDTPGLNAIGTEPELTLNLIPHAHAVLFILAADTGVTKSDIEVWRDHIGAGAGRLVVLNKIDSMWDELRSDAEVDGEIARQQDQAAHLLGVETRQVFPVSAQKALVGKITGDAALLSRSRLQSLEDALFDELIPAKKDIVRKRLAEDLQSLNAAQQSMLGARMRGIVEQLHELKSLRGKNRNVIAHMMRRVEAEKKEFDASLFKLQATRAVFTRLSTDLYTGLGLDVLRDHVLAVRDSLNRSRFSTGMREAVRTFFDSIHEDLDQSERKVEEIRGMMEAMYRKFSAEHGISLAMPMRFSLLKYLEEIEDIEEVYHKQFGTATLLMTSRVVLMERFFDSIASSVKRCYKAANADAEAWLKVIMAPLEAQIRQHKEQLKHRQASIQRIHDATDSLEQKIEAFEAEQASLEQEKARLAELAGAISIAVNAEFVAMTAAA from the coding sequence ATGGTCAGGGATCTCCAACAATACAGCGCGTGGCGCCAGGGCGTGGTGAACGCCCTGCAGGACTACCGCAACTGGGCCAGGGAGGCCGAGCTGCTGGACGCGGGCAGCGAGCAGCGCCTGGCGCGCGCCCTGGCCCGGCTCGCGGACGACAAGTTGTCCGTGGCTTTCGTGGCGGAGTTCTCGCGCGGGAAATCGGAGCTGATCAACGCGATCTTCTTCGCGGGCTACGGCCAGCGCATTCTGCCCTCCTCCGCGGGCCGCACCACCATGTGCCCCACGGAGCTGATGTACGACCCGGCGTATCCGCCCTCGCTGCGCCTGCTGCCCATCGAAACGCGGGCCGGCAATCTCTCCACCAGCGACTACCGCGAGGATGACGATGCATGGACCGTGTTCCCGCTGGACCTGCAGTCCGCCGATGCCATGTACGAGGTGCTGCGGCAGGTGAGCACGACCCGGCACGTGAGCGTGGAGGAGGCCAAGCGCTACGGCCTGTATGACGAGGACGATCCAGATATGCCGGTGACGCTGGACGAGCATGGACGGGTCGAGATCTCGCGCTGGCGCCACGCCATCATCAACTTCCCGCATCCCCTGCTGAAGCAGGGGCTGGTGATCCTGGATACGCCGGGCCTGAACGCCATCGGCACAGAGCCCGAGCTGACGCTGAACCTGATTCCGCACGCGCACGCCGTGCTGTTCATCCTGGCCGCCGACACGGGCGTGACCAAGAGCGACATCGAAGTCTGGCGCGACCACATCGGCGCAGGGGCGGGCCGGCTGGTGGTGCTGAACAAGATCGACAGCATGTGGGACGAATTGCGCAGCGATGCGGAGGTGGACGGCGAGATCGCGCGCCAGCAGGACCAGGCGGCCCATCTGCTTGGCGTGGAGACGCGGCAGGTCTTCCCCGTGTCGGCGCAGAAGGCCCTGGTGGGAAAGATCACCGGGGACGCCGCCCTGCTCTCGCGCAGCCGCCTGCAGTCGCTGGAAGACGCCCTGTTCGACGAGCTCATTCCGGCCAAGAAGGACATCGTGCGCAAGCGCCTGGCCGAGGACCTGCAGTCGCTGAACGCGGCCCAGCAGTCCATGCTGGGCGCGCGCATGCGCGGTATCGTGGAGCAGCTGCACGAGCTGAAAAGCCTGCGCGGCAAGAACCGGAATGTGATCGCGCACATGATGCGCCGCGTTGAGGCGGAGAAGAAGGAGTTCGACGCCAGCCTGTTCAAGCTGCAGGCCACGCGCGCCGTCTTCACCCGCCTTTCAACGGACCTGTACACGGGGCTGGGCCTGGACGTGCTGCGCGACCACGTGCTCGCCGTGCGCGATTCCCTCAACCGCAGCCGCTTCTCCACGGGCATGCGCGAGGCCGTGCGCACCTTCTTCGACAGCATCCATGAGGACCTGGACCAGTCGGAACGCAAGGTGGAGGAGATACGCGGCATGATGGAGGCGATGTACCGCAAGTTCTCCGCCGAACACGGCATCTCGCTGGCGATGCCGATGCGCTTCTCCCTGCTCAAGTATCTCGAAGAGATCGAGGACATCGAAGAGGTCTACCACAAGCAGTTCGGCACCGCGACCCTGCTGATGACCAGCCGCGTGGTGCTGATGGAGCGCTTCTTCGATTCGATCGCCTCCTCCGTGAAACGCTGCTACAAGGCGGCGAACGCGGACGCGGAGGCCTGGCTGAAGGTGATCATGGCACCCCTTGAGGCGCAGATACGCCAGCACAAGGAGCAGCTGAAGCACCGCCAGGCTTCGATCCAGCGCATCCACGATGCGACGGACAGCCTGGAACAGAAGATCGAAGCCTTCGAGGCGGAACAGGCCTCGCTGGAACAGGAAAAGGCGCGGCTGGCGGAACTGGCCGGCGCAATCAGTATCGCGGTCAACGCCGAGTTCGTGGCGATGACCGCCGCAGCATAG
- the pth gene encoding aminoacyl-tRNA hydrolase, protein MTIRLIVGLGNPGPEYEQTRHNAGFWLVDNLARGLPGCFLQRESRFNALAAKTSIGGKEVWLLEPQTYMNRSGQSVGGLARFFKINPDEILVVHDELDLPPGAAKLKKGGSSGGHNGLKDITAALGTQEYWRLRIGIGHPRTLNLTQNVADFVLHRPRREDQLLIDEAIEKSLKIIPLAVEGKFPAATMQLHTP, encoded by the coding sequence ATGACCATCCGCCTGATCGTCGGCCTGGGAAATCCCGGACCCGAATACGAGCAAACCCGCCACAATGCCGGCTTCTGGCTGGTCGACAACCTGGCGCGCGGGCTGCCCGGCTGCTTCCTCCAGCGCGAAAGCCGCTTCAATGCGCTGGCCGCCAAGACCTCGATCGGCGGCAAGGAAGTGTGGCTGCTCGAACCGCAGACCTACATGAACCGCTCCGGCCAGTCCGTGGGCGGGCTGGCGCGCTTCTTCAAGATCAACCCCGACGAAATCCTCGTCGTGCACGACGAGCTGGACCTGCCGCCCGGCGCGGCCAAGCTGAAGAAAGGCGGCTCCTCGGGCGGGCACAACGGCCTGAAGGACATCACGGCGGCCTTGGGCACCCAAGAGTACTGGCGCCTGCGCATCGGCATCGGCCACCCGCGCACCCTGAACCTCACGCAGAACGTGGCCGACTTCGTCCTCCACCGTCCCCGCCGCGAAGACCAGCTCCTGATCGACGAAGCCATCGAAAAGAGCCTGAAGATCATCCCCCTGGCGGTCGAAGGCAAATTCCCCGCCGCCACCATGCAGCTCCACACCCCCTGA
- the lolB gene encoding lipoprotein insertase outer membrane protein LolB, which yields MLKPAIAILSLSGALLAGCASTGGGTSSTAAVAPYREALTLSGRMSASYTRDGTPGSVTVKFDWRQTPQRTDITLYDPLGSTIATIAVTQNEAVLIQNGKEPRSADSIDALTAQTFGWPLPVSGLREWLQGHATAENGQRFTASAANSSVTTRDGWQLNFVSWQENSDPPKPKRIDLERAASGPVTDITIRIALDAAN from the coding sequence ATGCTCAAACCCGCGATCGCCATCCTCTCCCTGTCCGGCGCGCTGCTCGCAGGCTGCGCCTCCACCGGCGGCGGCACCTCGTCCACGGCCGCCGTGGCGCCTTACCGAGAAGCGCTGACGCTCTCGGGCCGCATGTCCGCCAGCTACACGCGGGACGGCACGCCCGGCTCCGTCACCGTGAAGTTCGACTGGCGCCAGACGCCGCAGCGCACCGACATTACCCTCTATGACCCTCTGGGCAGCACCATCGCCACCATCGCCGTCACGCAGAACGAGGCGGTGCTGATCCAGAACGGTAAGGAGCCGCGCAGCGCGGACAGCATCGATGCGCTCACCGCCCAGACCTTCGGCTGGCCCCTGCCCGTGTCCGGCCTGCGCGAATGGCTGCAGGGCCATGCCACGGCCGAAAACGGCCAGCGCTTCACGGCCAGCGCCGCCAACAGCAGCGTGACCACGCGCGACGGCTGGCAGCTGAACTTCGTCAGCTGGCAGGAAAACAGCGATCCGCCCAAGCCGAAGCGCATCGACCTGGAACGCGCCGCCAGCGGCCCCGTTACCGACATTACCATCCGCATCGCGCTCGATGCCGCCAACTGA
- a CDS encoding ribose-phosphate pyrophosphokinase, which translates to MAYENLMVFTGNANPALAEGVAKNLGIPLGKAVVSKFSDGEVMVEINENVRGKDVFVLQSTCAPTNDNLMELILMVDALKRASAGRITAAIPYFGYARQDRRPRSARVAISAKVIANMLEEAGVERVLIMDLHADQIQGFFDIPVDNIYASPILLGDLQKKDYQDLLVVSPDVGGVVRARALAKRLGCDLAIIDKRRPKANVSEVMNIIGDVEGRNCVIMDDMVDTAGTLVKAAEVLKERGAQKVIAYCTHAVLSGPAIERITGSSLDELVVTDTIPLSDAAKACGKIRQLTCAPLLAETFKRIIKGDSVISLFVD; encoded by the coding sequence ATGGCTTACGAAAACCTGATGGTTTTTACCGGCAACGCTAACCCTGCGTTGGCAGAAGGGGTCGCAAAGAATCTCGGCATCCCGCTCGGCAAGGCAGTCGTTTCGAAATTCTCGGACGGCGAAGTGATGGTCGAAATCAACGAAAACGTGCGCGGCAAAGACGTCTTCGTTCTGCAATCGACCTGCGCGCCGACCAACGACAACCTGATGGAACTGATCCTGATGGTCGATGCCCTGAAACGTGCGTCCGCTGGCCGTATCACGGCTGCCATCCCCTACTTCGGTTACGCCCGTCAGGACCGCCGCCCGCGCTCGGCGCGCGTGGCGATCTCGGCCAAGGTGATCGCGAACATGCTGGAAGAAGCCGGCGTGGAACGCGTGCTGATCATGGACCTGCACGCCGACCAGATCCAGGGCTTCTTCGACATTCCGGTCGATAACATTTACGCCTCCCCGATCCTGCTGGGCGACCTGCAGAAGAAGGACTACCAGGACCTGCTGGTGGTGTCGCCGGACGTCGGCGGCGTGGTGCGCGCCCGTGCGCTGGCCAAGCGCCTGGGCTGCGACCTGGCCATCATCGACAAGCGCCGCCCGAAGGCGAACGTGTCGGAAGTGATGAACATCATCGGCGACGTGGAAGGCCGCAACTGCGTGATCATGGACGACATGGTCGACACCGCAGGCACGCTGGTGAAGGCTGCCGAAGTGCTGAAGGAGCGCGGCGCCCAGAAAGTGATCGCCTACTGCACGCACGCTGTGCTGTCCGGCCCGGCCATCGAGCGCATCACCGGCTCCTCGCTGGACGAACTGGTGGTGACGGACACGATTCCGCTGTCCGACGCGGCCAAGGCCTGCGGCAAGATCCGCCAGCTCACCTGCGCGCCGCTGCTGGCTGAAACGTTCAAACGCATTATCAAGGGCGATTCCGTCATCTCCCTGTTCGTGGACTGA
- the mutY gene encoding A/G-specific adenine glycosylase: protein MQYEDFADPSFSADLIGWQKQHGRHALPWQNTRDAYRIWLSEIMLQQTQVSAVLGYYGRFLERFPTLHDLAAAPVEDVMAQWSGLGYYTRARNLHKCAQRVVAEYGGVFPSDPALLAELPGIGRSTAAAIAAFSAGARAAIMDGNVKRVFARVFGIDSYPGERKTEEAMWRRAEALLPQEGIESYTQGLMDMGATLCTRSSPDCTRCPMQPRCVAFATNRVKDLPVRKPKKATPEKHALLLLMVHRDQVLLEQRPASGIWGGLLSLPELYGHAAAEGDTAPEIDQLAAAQAVQQFGTVESQEQLLPVTHVFTHYKLHMTPLLITLAGRAPLAANERYQWLSVDRIAAAALPAPIKKLLLDLLGHRAEAQARMF, encoded by the coding sequence TTGCAGTACGAAGACTTTGCAGACCCCAGCTTCTCGGCCGACCTGATCGGCTGGCAGAAACAGCACGGACGCCACGCCCTGCCGTGGCAGAACACCCGCGACGCCTACCGCATCTGGCTTTCCGAGATCATGCTGCAGCAGACGCAGGTCTCGGCGGTGCTGGGCTACTACGGGCGCTTCCTCGAACGCTTCCCCACCCTGCACGACCTGGCCGCCGCGCCGGTGGAGGACGTGATGGCGCAGTGGTCGGGCCTCGGCTACTACACGCGGGCGCGCAACCTGCACAAGTGCGCGCAGCGGGTGGTGGCGGAGTACGGCGGCGTCTTCCCTTCCGATCCCGCGCTGCTGGCGGAGCTGCCGGGCATTGGCCGTTCGACGGCAGCGGCGATCGCCGCCTTCTCGGCGGGTGCGCGCGCCGCCATCATGGATGGCAACGTGAAGCGCGTGTTTGCCCGCGTGTTCGGGATCGACAGCTATCCCGGCGAACGGAAGACGGAAGAAGCCATGTGGCGGCGTGCGGAAGCCCTGCTGCCGCAGGAAGGCATCGAATCGTACACTCAGGGGCTGATGGATATGGGGGCGACGCTATGCACGCGCAGCTCGCCGGATTGCACGCGCTGCCCCATGCAGCCGCGCTGCGTGGCCTTCGCCACTAACCGCGTGAAGGATCTGCCGGTGCGCAAGCCGAAGAAGGCGACGCCGGAGAAACATGCCTTGCTGCTGCTAATGGTGCATCGGGACCAGGTGCTGCTGGAGCAGCGGCCGGCCAGCGGCATCTGGGGCGGCCTGCTCTCACTGCCAGAGCTCTATGGCCATGCCGCGGCGGAAGGCGACACGGCGCCGGAAATCGATCAGCTTGCAGCAGCACAGGCGGTGCAGCAGTTCGGCACGGTGGAATCTCAGGAGCAGCTGCTGCCGGTGACGCATGTGTTCACGCACTACAAACTGCACATGACGCCGCTGCTGATCACGCTGGCCGGCCGCGCGCCGCTGGCGGCCAATGAACGCTACCAGTGGCTCAGTGTGGACCGCATCGCCGCCGCCGCCCTGCCAGCTCCCATCAAGAAGCTCCTGCTCGACCTGCTCGGCCACCGCGCCGAAGCGCAGGCGCGGATGTTCTAG